In Naumovozyma castellii chromosome 1, complete genome, one DNA window encodes the following:
- the NCAS0A01140 gene encoding uncharacterized protein, producing MLLIIFFLFFLLRYSSAVDSFDGPLILSNSYNISQYLTYKKVYQLNSRLENSNENVKTVTLLDIIFTLISREGTLPNSRKTKEPRGYVDAELILSLTNNFEKLLVVNWMNHKEPYSLESIDYHSNVINTFLGHIDGLNSFSQKLKELYSSLTWWELILVGDSVQQATNSFIKYQDWKLRRLIKKRLSKGADDDIIISDEFNDGLRLLKYSKYSIRAAIGTLEIIHKHKFRDILALIRLEFPGDSEVKNTQVGVNDALLDSLARVLASDDSVTAQDRAGNIIYLRSSFQRIVKAVVLAFFCTGISFTSCAVVFGMLASVGLVVWLLLLLRVLLTDGP from the coding sequence ATGTtactaataatatttttcctcttttttCTACTCAGATATTCGTCTGCGGTAGACTCCTTCGATGGACCACTAATACTGTCCAATTCCTATAATATATCACAGTATCTCACGTACAAGAAAGTTTACCAATTAAACTCACGTTTAGAAAACTCCAATGAAAATGTCAAAACGGTAACATTGTTAGACATTATCTTTACATTAATATCAAGGGAGGGGACTTTACCCAATAGcagaaaaacaaaagagCCACGTGGTTATGTTGATGCTGAACTGATATTAAGTTTGACTAACAATTTTGAGAAGTTGTTGGTGGTGAATTGGATGAACCATAAAGAACCATATTCATTGGAAAGCATAGATTATCATTCGAACGTCATAAATACATTTTTAGGTCATATAGATGGGTTGAACTCTTTTTctcaaaaattgaaagaactTTATTCTTCTCTCACGTGGTGGGAACTGATACTTGTGGGAGATTCAGTTCAACAAGCTACGAACAGTTTTATTAAGTACCAAGATTGGAAATTACGTCGATTGATCAAGAAAAGGTTATCTAAGGGGgcagatgatgatattattatttcagATGAGTTTAATGATGGGCTTCGCCTGTTGAAATActccaaatattcaatcAGGGCAGCCATTGGAACTTTGGAGATTATTCACAAGCATAAATTTCGTGACATCCTTGCATTGATTAGATTAGAATTCCCTGGGGATTCCGAGGTCAAGAATACTCAAGTAGGCGTTAATGATGCGTTACTAGACTCCTTAGCAAGAGTATTAGCATCTGATGATTCAGTTACCGCACAAGATCGAGCTGGAAacataatttatttaagaaGTTCGTTTCAAAGAATCGTGAAGGCAGTTGTACTAGCCTTTTTCTGCACGGGTATCAGTTTTACAAGTTGTGCCGTTGTATTTGGTATGCTCGCAAGTGTTGGGCTGGTAGTATGGCTATTGCTCTTATTGAGGGTTCTTTTAACTGATGGCCCATAA
- the AFT2 gene encoding Aft2p (ancestral locus Anc_6.211), which translates to MDNYQLDQDLSDLTSLFHNNNRATNDIKKEVMDGNTILSNLLMTPPISPSAKRDIASSGEQEEKLRIPSSNVKTMVKKKKTYNTNKNKVKSYSTPNNISNALLKDQNKLIHLDPVPNFKDKSEIKPWLQKIFFPQGIDIVIERSDSGKVIFKCKSPAKRRNNASIHQEQESTKPSSSNSATCPFRIRATFSIKLKKWNIVVVNNSHSHDLKFNPNSDEYKKFKDYLKNSDDFDTIKKFEELEYRSKLNLPINPSIIPCDCGLTSEIQSFNIILPTSKVCGAIKVQKEKKNARSMVSSQTANKNNKLKKFNEQNILKKSTQPLSTSNTSPSLGSDFIDNTNILTTGNGDDFVLPILTPDYAVHKNNKINPAPLLDNNLLPLSNNTNSNDNMTTDLLEIDFTDIFNQSNTLSKNVRAGHYNSNKYNLLEDSSASSLLFLPAPTSLDFGNDDDLLMSSKLQSVDVSTLLNQRRVSHSNGDNDELSNNLDDINNLLSTGLDDLDKRWEFHDNLQYKNDDMESNFTSSFLNENFDFLK; encoded by the coding sequence ATGGATAATTACCAACTGGATCAAGATCTTAGTGATCTTACGTCCTTATTCCATAACAATAATAGAGCTACCAATGACATTAAGAAAGAGGTAATGGATGGTAATACGATACTGTCAAACTTACTGATGACACCTCCCATTTCTCCCTCTGCTAAAAGAGATATTGCATCATCCGgagaacaagaagagaaatTGCGTATACCTTCATCTAATGTCAAAACGATggtaaagaagaaaaaaacttacaatacaaataaaaataaggTCAAATCGTACTCTACACCCAATAACATTTCCAATGCCCTTTTGAAGGATCAAAATAAACTAATTCATTTGGATCCGGTGCCcaattttaaagataaatCAGAAATTAAACCATGGCTTCaaaaaatcttcttccCACAGGGGATTGATATTGTCATTGAAAGATCAGATAGCGGGAAAGTCATATTTAAATGCAAGTCTCCAgcaaagagaagaaataatgCATCCATTCATCAAGAGCAAGAATCAACAAAGCCCAGCAGCAGCAATAGTGCTACTTGTCCGTTCCGTATAAGGGCAACGTTTTCCattaaattgaagaaatggaatattGTTGTGGTTAACAATTCTCATTCtcatgatttgaaatttaatCCAAATTCAGACgaatataagaaatttaaagactatttgaaaaattctgatgattttgatactataaagaaatttgaagaattggaatataGATCAAAGCTAAATTTACCAATTAATCCCTCAATTATTCCATGTGATTGTGGACTGACAAGCGAGATTCAAAGttttaatataatattgCCCACTTCTAAAGTATGTGGTGCTATTAAAGttcaaaaggaaaagaaaaatgctAGATCTATGGTTAGTTCACAAACCGCCAATAAGAATAACAAGTTAAAGAAGTTTAACGAACAAAACATATTAAAGAAGTCAACTCAACCACTGTCGACATCAAATACCTCTCCTTCATTGGGATCCGATTTTATTGATAACACAAATATACTGACAACGGGAAATGGTGATGATTTCGTTCTTCCCATCTTGACACCAGATTATGCAGTGCacaaaaataataaaataaatccaGCTCCTCTActtgataataatttacTTCCGTTATCAAATAACACAAATTCTAATGACAATATGACGACTGATTTACTGGAAATTGATTTTACAGATATATTCAACCAATCTAATACATTATCGAAGAATGTCAGGGCAGGCCATTATAATAGCAACAAGTACAATCTGTTAGAAGATTCATCagcttcttcattattgttcTTGCCAGCACCAACATCGTTAGATTTCggtaatgatgatgatttattaatgtCTTCCAAACTGCAATCAGTAGACGTCTCCacattattaaatcaaagGAGAGTGTCGCATTCAAATGGGGATAATGACGAACTTAGTAACAACTTGGATGACATTAACAATCTTCTTTCAACAGGTTTAGATGATCTCGATAAACGATGGGAATTCCATGATAATTTACAGTATAAGAATGATGATATGGAATCAAATTTCACTTCAAGTTTCCTTAATGagaattttgatttcttgaaataa
- the YIG1 gene encoding Yig1p (ancestral locus Anc_6.210) yields the protein MGIPIGIYQQQQYNTFNYTPATPAIAVPHMESSSSVISYHPERDPDLDITPYWRSSLSNQIYYNDPTSFPTIPFDMKRRVYSAFLADNTLPNLSPFSDNNMNIPLQWSLSNESSMQLSINPNDPNFHSTKNFNEKFWIFYNNSTSHHAIHIYDIGIKSSIRLLDLHSILSANDTILSIDCNLIDMTAYNLLVTIGLYNTHNDSIKFFSLNCDFNGSWSNLKIINLSPSTENGNLDHPFLKVYAGLAPNFLFSFDSINGLLITDLSSSTNDNSRARSNYNSNVFKVPISNDQILQCLRSTNNENNSNNSCLIHFPQLFILTKEKLWIFSSIFSEDEDNCMEINFSLKYDEVLKSLQQISTTTFVVTTNQRFFTFNMDDNDTTETNAILSTTINNNTILYKTEPETHDNSYQICASQNGKYIFISENHHYSTLFSIFERSNFQTTTWIFLGFVDVKSVFKIDQVCAMDFVQDQLGSYGSIVFMTNQSALKSFSVIPRRAIAY from the coding sequence ATGGGTATCCCAATCGGCATCtatcaacagcaacagtACAATACTTTTAATTATACGCCGGCAACTCCGGCCATCGCAGTCCCTCATATGGAATCATCCTCCTCCGTTATCAGTTACCATCCAGAACGGGATCCGGACTTGGATATAACTCCATATTGGAGATCCTCATTGTCTAATCAGATATATTACAACGATCCCACGTCATTCCCAACGATTCCATTCGATATGAAGAGAAGGGTTTACTCTGCATTCTTAGCGGATAATACGCTACCCAACTTATCTCCATTTTCTGACAATAACATGAATATACCGTTACAATGGTCATTATCCAATGAATCCTCCATGCAACTTTCAATAAACCCAAATGATCCAAATTTCCACTCCACGAAGAACTTTAACGAAAAATTTTGGATCTTTTATAACAATTCCACGTCACATCATGCCATTCATATCTATGATATAGGGattaaatcatcaatcAGGTTATTGGATTTGCATTCAATATTAAGTGCAAATGATACAATATTATCTATAGATTGTAATTTAATAGACATGACTGCTTATAATCTTTTGGTTACCATTGGTCTCTACAATACTCATAATGattccattaaatttttctcATTAAATTGTGATTTTAATGGTAGTTGgtcaaatttaaagataatCAATCTTTCACCCTCTACGGAAAATGGTAATTTGGACCATCCATTCTTGAAAGTTTATGCTGGTTTGGCTCcaaattttttgttttccttTGATTCCATTAATGGATTATTAATTACAGATCTCTCATCTTCTACAAATGATAATTCACGGGCAAGATCAAATTACAATTCAAATGTGTTTAAAGTACCCATATCCAATGATCAAATATTGCAATGTTTAAGAAGCACAAATAACGaaaataattccaataattcatGTCTGATCCATTTCCCTCAATTATTCATTCtaacaaaggaaaaattatgGATCTTCAGTAGCATATTtagtgaagatgaagataattGCATGGAAATCAATTTCTCCTTAAAATACGATGAAGttttgaaatcattacAACAAATATCTACAACTACATTCGTAGTGACTACAAATCAAAgatttttcactttcaacATGGATGATAATGACACCACTGAAACAAATGCGATCCTCTCCACCACCATaaacaataatacaatCCTATACAAGACAGAACCGGAAACACACGATAACAGCTATCAAATCTGTGCGTCGCAGAATGGGAAGTACATATTCATCTCAGAGAACCATCATTACTCGACGCTGTTCtccatttttgaaagatccAATTTCCAAACCACCACTTGGATCTTCCTGGGTTTCGTGGACGTCAAGTCCGTATTCAAGATCGACCAAGTGTGCGCGATGGATTTCGTTCAGGACCAACTGGGATCATATGGCTCGATTGTGTTTATGACGAATCAATCGGCACTAAAGAGTTTCTCAGTGATACCACGACGCGCAATTGCTTATTAA
- the HRR25 gene encoding serine/threonine protein kinase HRR25 (ancestral locus Anc_6.215): MEVKVGKRYRVGRRIGGGSFGEIYHGIDLISGEEIAIKLESSETRHPQLEYESRVYNFVSDGSMGIPNIRMFERGFGYSALVMDLLGPSLEDLFNYCHRSFSYKTIFMLAWQMIARVAYVHGKSFLHRDIKPENFLLGTGRRANIVNLIDFGLSKKYRDFNSHRHNPRKTHKSLVGTARYASVNTHFGIEQSRRDDLESLGYVLVYFAKGHLPWQGLRATTKKQKYDRILQRKLCITTDILCEGLPSQFVAYMGYVRSLQYDQRPDYVYLEQLFKNLSEQLNYTNDYLFDWSIYRYTKTLVAEERKKPIEPIIASRENPPLTEQKRKEREQERELERHFTMFRNIKALTLKKFPNSFHFYIPGDTHNPFTDEILAQTVKNENLVTIYPERYLLAIDQGIAKMRRRTEQLKEQADKRRAEFKKEEEQRKIEQYQWGPRPGANYIAHCHTGDQLLPPSNKLNRKDVLYKGRRNGHESVHDIKKNTKKLQF, translated from the coding sequence ATGGAAGTGAAAGTCGGTAAGAGGTATCGGGTTGGTAGAAGAATAGGTGGTGGTTCCTTTGGGGAAATATATCACGGTATTGACTTAATTAGTGGTGAAGAAATCGCCATTAAGTTAGAATCATCGGAGACAAGACACCCTCAACTAGAATACGAATCCCGAGTTTACAATTTCGTTTCAGATGGTAGTATGGGAATCCCCAATATCCGAATGTTTGAACGGGGTTTTGGCTATTCTGCTTTGGTGATGGATTTATTAGGTCCTTCATTAGAGGATTTGTTTAATTATTGCCATCGGTCTTTTTCTTACAAGACTATATTTATGCTAGCTTGGCAAATGATTGCCCGTGTAGCTTATGTTCATGGGAAATCGTTTCTTCACAGAGATATTAAACCAGAAAATTTCTTACTTGGTACCGGACGTCGTGCTAATATTGTTAATTTGATTGATTTTGGTCTTTCGAAGAAATATCGTGACTTCAACTCACATCGCCATAATCCTCGCAAAACTCATAAATCATTGGTTGGAACTGCTCGTTATGCAAGTGTCAATACACATTTTGGTATTGAACAGAGCAGAAGGGATGATTTAGAATCCCTAGGTTATGTCTTGGTGTATTTTGCGAAGGGACACTTGCCTTGGCAAGGTCTAAGAGCAACTaccaagaaacaaaaatatgATCGTATCttacaaagaaaattatgCATCACTACAGATATCTTATGTGAAGGGCTGCCGAGTCAATTTGTGGCATACATGGGGTATGTTCGTAGTTTACAGTACGATCAAAGGCCTGATTACGTGtatttggaacaattattcaagaatttgagcgaacaattaaattataCTAATGATTATCTTTTTGATTGGTCAATTTATCGTTATACCAAGACACTTGTGGCTGAAGAGCGTAAGAAACCTATTGAACCTATAATTGCGTCTCGAGAAAACCCTCCATTAACAGAACAAAAGAGGAAGGAAAGAGAACAGGAAAGAGAATTGGAACGTCATTTTACTATGTTTCGAAATATTAAAGCTCTGACCTTGAAGAAATTCCCTAATTCTTTCCACTTTTATATACCTGGTGACACGCATAATCCATTTACAGACGAGATTTTGGCTCAGACTGTAAAGAATGAGAATTTGGTAACTATTTATCCAGAGAGATATCTCTTAGCGATTGACCAAGGGATCGCCAAGATGAGAAGAAGGACAGAACAGTTAAAGGAGCAAGCGGATAAAAGAAGAGCTGAGTTCAagaaagaggaagaacaaagaaaaatcgAACAATACCAATGGGGGCCTAGGCCAGGTGCAAACTATATTGCACATTGCCATACCGGAGACCAGTTATTGCCTCCTTCTAACAAATTAAATAGGAAAGATGTGTTATACAAAGGTAGGCGTAATGGGCACGAGTCTGTGCATGACATAAAGAAGAACACtaaaaaattacaattttAA
- the PGC1 gene encoding phosphatidylglycerol phospholipase (ancestral locus Anc_6.217) gives MTSEDNIQIVGHRAFRAKYPENTLLAFNKSYEASSDMIETDLQMTSDGVVVVNHDSDTGRMWDRELVIADSTFEEISSLRCKEDPTLKMLTLIDILEWSLDHPNINLMLDIKFTNKKIILMKTFSAMLRVRDDIKYWQTKIIWGLWLPDWYEYGIETGVLKDFRFIVISLSLDIAKQFIDYSLKLDNPHYKLYGISVHYVASWTPFFRDELLPILRKQDINIFLWTVNNSIDFKLACELPIKGVITDDPIEARKLCDQYKTTKEQMTFTTPPLNTVEGIRFHSYIRIYNFVCSILLAKWVHFKIFGWSLAYLLFLFLRTVKFL, from the coding sequence ATGACCAGTGAagataatattcaaattgtGGGGCACAGGGCCTTCAGGGCCAAGTACCCTGAAAATACACTGTTGGCATTCAATAAATCGTATGAGGCCTCTTCGGACATGATTGAGACGGATTTACAAATGACTAGTGATGGTGTTGTTGTGGTGAATCATGACTCTGATACAGGGAGGATGTGGGATCGGGAGCTGGTCATTGCAGACAGtacttttgaagaaatttcttctttaagaTGCAAAGAGGACCCTACTTTGAAGATGTTGACTTTAATAGATATTCTGGAATGGTCCTTAGATCATCCTAATATTAACCTAATGTTGGATATAAAATTCActaacaaaaaaattatattaatgaagaCATTTTCTGCTATGCTTAGAGTGCGTGACGATATTAAATATTGGCAAACAAAAATCATCTGGGGACTGTGGTTACCTGACTGGTATGAGTATGGTATCGAAACTGGTGTGTTAAAGGATTTTAGGTTTATTGTCATCTCATTATCTTTGGATATTGCCAAACAATTTATagattattcattaaaattggATAATCCTCACTATAAATTATATGGTATTAGTGTCCACTATGTGGCATCATGGACACCATTCTTCAGAGATGAGTTGTTACCAATATTGAGAAAGCaagatattaatattttcttatgGACAGTGAATAATTCGATCGATTTCAAGCTTGCCTGTGAATTACCAATCAAAGGTGTAATCACAGATGATCCAATAGAGGCAAGAAAATTATGTGATCAATACAAAACGACGAAAGAACAGATGACATTCACCACTCCACCTTTAAATACAGTAGAAGGAATAAGGTTTCATTCATACATTAGGATTTACAATTTTGTTTGCTCCATATTACTAGCTAAATGGGttcatttcaaaatctttggCTGGTCCCTTGCATACTTACTATTCCTATTTTTGAGAACGGTTAAATTCCTATAG
- the TPK2 gene encoding cAMP-dependent protein kinase catalytic subunit TPK2 (ancestral locus Anc_6.214), with protein sequence MNVDTGIGGTPMVAEGQQQQQQVPRSQLPQRSVVSKGKYTLHDFQVMRTLGTGSFGRVHLVRSVHNGRYYAIKVLKKQQVVRMKQIEHTNDERRMLKLVEHPFLIRMWGTFQDSRNLFMVMDYIEGGELFSLLRKSQRFPNPVAKFYAAEVTLGLEYLHSHNIIYRDLKPENILLDRNGHIKITDFGFAKEVDTVTWTLCGPPDYIAPEVIATKPYNKSVDWWSLGVLIFEMLAGYTPFYDTTPMKTYEKILQGKVVYPTFFHPDVVDLLGKLITADLTRRIGNLQSGSKDIKCHPWFSEVVWEKLLAKDIETPYEPPITTGIGDTSLFDQYPEEQFDYGIHCEDPYQEYFTEF encoded by the coding sequence ATGAATGTGGACACTGGAATTGGTGGTACACCAATGGTTGCTGAAGgacaacaacagcaacagcaagTACCAAGATCCCAATTACCACAAAGATCAGTGGTTTCAAAAGGGAAGTACACTTTGCATGATTTTCAAGTTATGAGAACATTGGGTACTGGGTCCTTTGGTAGAGTTCATCTTGTGAGGTCGGTTCATAATGGGAGATATTATGCTATAAAagtattgaagaaacaacaGGTGGTCCGTATGAAACAAATTGAACATACTAATGATGAACGACGGATGCTAAAGTTAGTGGAACACCCCTTCTTAATTAGAATGTGGGGGACGTTCCAggattcaagaaatttatttatggtTATGGATTATATTGAAGGTGGTGAATTATTCTCATTATTAAGGAAGTCACAAAGATTCCCTAATCCAGTAGCTAAATTCTATGCTGCTGAAGTGACTCTTGGGTTGGAATATTTACATTCtcataatattatttatagaGATTTAAAACCCGAAAATATTCTATTGGATAGAAATGGACATATAAAGATAACGGATTTTGGGTTTGCAAAAGAAGTGGATACTGTGACATGGACATTATGTGGTCCACCTGATTATATTGCACCGGAAGTGATTGCCACTAAGCCATATAACAAATCAGTTGATTGGTGGTCTCTTGGGGTTTTgatatttgaaatgttGGCAGGTTATACTCCGTTTTATGATACCACACCAATGAAAACatatgaaaaaattttACAAGGTAAAGTTGTTTATCCGACTTTCTTTCATCCCGATGTAGTAGATTTACTAGGGAAATTAATTACTGCAGATTTAACTAGAAGAATTGGTAATTTACAAAGTGGTTCGAAGGATATCAAATGTCATCCATGGTTTAGCGAAGTTGTTTGGGAGAAATTGTTAGCTAAGGATATTGAAACACCTTATGAGCCTCCTATTACTACTGGTATTGGTGATACTTCTTTATTTGATCAATATCCGGAAGAACAATTTGATTATGGTATTCACTGTGAAGATCCATACCAAGAGTATTTTACAGAATTCTGA
- the TYW1 gene encoding putative tRNA 4-demethylwyosine synthase (ancestral locus Anc_6.220), whose protein sequence is MSFNIVTTVGVVSSVAVYYFYFSGRFTVSLTVLIAYAIFYSESNEKHKEGNAAHPITPVKKEKKACCCSGKKEGEKKKSGSGSCCSGKKNGSGGGGCCSTKKLIDVDQNEIPQEDDSMTIDFTTAFLEKKSKKVKKVPKIFSAAKPDSVAPASPKQKEIEPTEPAQDNFIRSALTISNETMLNSQIYVFYSSLQGSGERCAKIVHETLTAMPELAHQPKLLNLDELNDIDEYFVDVPCENALYVLVVPSYDVDCPLDYFLQTLEENFNDHRIDGFPLRKLVGYCVLGLGDSESWPEKFCYQAKNTDHWIARLGGRRVFPVGEVCMKTDGVNKVTEWANLLAETLKDDEPIIYEYDETCDIEEDAGADYASDGSDDEGLADVEDLAGKEATSKKNSNSMETKQMVSKDSPTYRNLTKQGYRIVGSHSGVKICRWTKNELRGKGSCYKKSLFNIASSRCMELTPSLACSSKCVFCWRHGTNPVSKSWRWETDDPEYILENALKSHYAMIKQMRGVPGVIADRFTNAFKVGHCALSLVGEPIMYPHINRFVELLHEKEITSFLVCNAQHPEALENIGKVTQLYVSIDAPTRDELKKVDRPLYKDFWERMLQCLDILRTKQSHQRTVFRLTLVKGFNIGNISSYADLVQRGQPCFIEVKGATYSGSSDGNGNPLTMQNIPYYEECTTFVKKFTEELQRRGLNYEVAAEHAHSNCILIANTKFKIDDEWYTHIDFAKFFENLNSGKNFTYMDYMSKTPEWALFGNGGFAPGNTRVYRKDKKMKNKENLNVATENTVETSAEVSVNA, encoded by the coding sequence AGAGGgtgagaagaagaaaagtgGTTCAGGTAGTTGTTGCTCAGGCAAAAAGAATGGAAGCGGTGGTGGTGGATGTTGTTCTACAAAGAAACTTATCGATGTAGACCAAAACGAAATACCACAAGAGGATGATTCAATGACTATTGATTTTACCACTGctttcttggaaaaaaagAGCAAGAAGGTCAAAAAAGTTCCCAAAATATTCTCTGCTGCAAAGCCTGACAGCGTTGCACCCGCCAGTCCCAAACAAAAGGAAATAGAACCTACTGAACCTGCACAGGATAATTTTATCAGAAGTGCACtaacaatatcaaatgAAACAATGTTAAATTCTCAAATATATGTTTTTTACAGTTCATTACAAGGTTCTGGTGAAAGGTGTGCCAAGATTGTTCACGAAACTCTAACTGCCATGCCAGAGTTAGCTCACCaaccaaaattattaaatttggatGAACTGAAcgatattgatgaatacTTCGTTGATGTACCCTGTGAAAACGCATTATATGTTCTTGTGGTCCCTTCATATGACGTTGATTGTCCCCTAGATTATTTCTTGCAGACACTAGAGGAGAATTTTAATGATCATAGAATTGATGGATTCCCACTTAGAAAATTAGTTGGGTATTGTGTTTTGGGGTTAGGTGATTCTGAATCATGGCctgaaaaattttgttaTCAAGCTAAGAATACTGATCACTGGATAGCAAGATTAGGTGGTAGACGTGTCTTCCCCGTTGGAGAAGTTTGTATGAAAACAGATGGTGTCAATAAAGTTACTGAGTGGGCTAATTTATTAGCAGAAACTTTGAAAGATGATGAACCTATCATTTATGAATATGACGAAACATgtgatattgaagaagatgccGGAGCTGATTACGCTAGTGACGGaagtgatgatgaaggaCTAGCTGATGTAGAAGATTTAGCGGGTAAAGAAGCCACTTCAAAGAAGAACtcaaattcaatggaaACTAAACAAATGGTATCGAAAGATAGTCCAACTTATAGAAATTTAACAAAGCAAGGATATCGAATTGTTGGTTCTCATTCAGGTGTTAAGATTTGTAGATGGACCAAGAATGAATTGCGTGGTAAGGGATCCTGTTACAAGAAATCCTTGTTCAATATTGCATCAAGCAGATGTATGGAATTAACACCATCACTAGCATGTTCTTCTAAATGTGTCTTTTGTTGGAGACATGGTACTAATCCGGTTTCTAAGAGCTGGAGATGGGAAACAGATGATCCAGAATATATCTTAGAAAATGCATTAAAAAGCCACTATGCCATGATTAAACAAATGAGAGGTGTTCCCGGTGTCATTGCTGACAGATTCACGAACGCTTTTAAGGTTGGCCATTGTGCATTATCTCTTGTGGGTGAACCAATCATGTATCCTCATATTAATAGATTTGTCGAGTTATTAcatgaaaaggaaataacAAGTTTCCTTGTTTGTAATGCGCAACATCCTGAAGCCcttgaaaatattggtaaAGTGACCCAACTGTACGTTTCCATTGATGCTCCAACTAGagatgaattaaaaaaagTGGATAGACCATTGTATAAAGATTTCTGGGAAAGAATGCTTCAATGTCTAGATATTCTAAGAACCAAACAATCACATCAAAGAACAGTATTTAGGTTAACTCTAGTGAAGGGTTTCAATATTGGTAATATTAGTTCGTATGCTGACTTAGTTCAAAGGGGACAACCTTGTTTTATTGAGGTTAAAGGTGCCACGTATAGTGGTTCTTCAGATGGTAATGGTAATCCATTAACTATGCaaaatattccatattATGAGGAATGTACCACATTTGTAAAGAAATTTACTGAAGAGTTACAAAGACGTGGACTAAACTATGAAGTTGCTGCTGAACATGCACACTCAAACTGTATCTTAATTGCTAACACCAAATTTaagattgatgatgaatggTATACTCATATTGATTTTGCTAAATTTTTTGAGAACTTGAACTCAGGAAAGAATTTCACATATATGGATTATATGTCTAAAACACCTGAGTGGGCACTATTTGGTAACGGTGGGTTTGCACCAGGAAACACTAGAGTCTATAGAAAGgacaaaaaaatgaaaaataaggaaaacTTAAATGTTGCTACTGAGAACACAGTAGAGACTTCTGCAGAAGTCTCTGTTAATGCATAA
- the NCAS0A01130 gene encoding Smr domain-containing protein (ancestral locus Anc_6.207), protein MASVAVGGFKQVNRNHNERDYNHTVDPECQRLRNLAESASKKRIELIKSSKAAYANGSKGEAHELSEQAKQQLELANKYNAEAAEYVFVQNNADSSNNEIDLHGLYVKEAEWILKKRIDFATTHGSEQEIRVIVGKGIHSKNGISKLRPAIEKLCMENHLNYYVDPKNTGVLVIETPGTTGYVSQPAPVYQTQPQPQPQPQPNTASSGLFEQALKLLCICLNS, encoded by the coding sequence atGGCATCTGTGGCTGTCGGTGGATTTAAACAAGTTAATCGAAACCATAACGAGAGGGATTATAACCATACCGTGGATCCCGAGTGTCAAAGACTAAGAAATTTAGCGGAGAGTGCCAGTAAGAAAAGgattgaattaattaagTCCTCCAAGGCAGCATATGCTAACGGTTCCAAAGGTGAGGCGCACGAATTGAGCGAGCAGGCCAAGCaacaattggaattggCCAACAAGTATAATGCTGAAGCTGCTGAGTATGTATTTGTTCAGAATAATGCAgattcatctaataatgaGATTGATTTACACGGACTGTATGTGAAGGAAGCTGAATGGATcctgaagaaaagaatagaCTTTGCTACGACGCATGGGAGCGAGCAAGAGATTCGTGTCATTGTGGGGAAAGGTATTCATTCCAAGAACGGGATCAGTAAATTAAGACCTGCCATTGAGAAGTTGTGCATGGAAAACCACTTGAATTACTATGTTGATCCCAAGAACACGGGTGTTTTAGTCATCGAGACCCCTGGCACCACTGGATATGTATCCCAACCGGCCCCTGTGTACCAGACACAACCTCAACcacaaccacaaccacAGCCCAACACTGCCTCCTCTGGTCTCTTTGAACAGGCATTGAAACTCCTCTGTATATGTCTTAACAGCTAG